A portion of the Cellulophaga algicola DSM 14237 genome contains these proteins:
- a CDS encoding type II asparaginase has protein sequence MKKVKKMFALLLMAFISSNLFAQQLPRIKILATGGTIAGKGTSPNAAGYQAGVTPINDMIDAVPGIDKLATLSAEQVSNIGSQDMTVAIWLKLAKRIDEIFKNDEADGIVITHGTDTMEETAYFLSLTNRYSNPVILTGSMRAGTAMSSDGPKNLYNAVQVAADPLSKEKGVMVVFNGSILDAREVVKTNTTHVDAFTAPNTGPMGQVLGETVRYYTTELRAANKNTPFDVTKLDKLPNVAVVLLFADVSDVAINAYVKAEVDGIVTAGLGDGNLNEINTAAVMKATNKGVAVCRASRVPTGRVILNDETDDKKIGSIVGDDLNPQKARILLMLGLTQSKEKETLQNYFFKY, from the coding sequence ATGAAAAAAGTTAAAAAAATGTTCGCATTACTTTTAATGGCATTTATTAGTAGCAATTTATTTGCACAGCAACTTCCACGTATTAAAATACTCGCTACAGGCGGTACTATTGCAGGAAAAGGCACTTCTCCTAACGCTGCGGGTTATCAAGCTGGCGTAACACCTATCAACGACATGATAGATGCAGTTCCAGGAATTGATAAATTAGCGACACTCTCTGCTGAACAAGTATCAAATATAGGTAGCCAAGATATGACTGTTGCCATTTGGTTAAAGTTAGCTAAACGTATTGATGAAATTTTTAAAAATGATGAAGCAGATGGTATTGTCATCACTCATGGTACGGATACTATGGAAGAAACAGCCTATTTTTTGAGCCTCACTAACCGATATAGTAATCCTGTTATACTAACAGGTTCAATGCGTGCTGGTACTGCCATGAGCTCAGATGGTCCAAAAAATTTATACAATGCAGTTCAGGTAGCTGCAGATCCTCTTTCTAAAGAAAAGGGTGTTATGGTTGTTTTTAATGGTAGTATTTTAGATGCAAGGGAAGTAGTAAAAACAAATACAACACATGTAGATGCTTTCACAGCACCGAATACAGGACCAATGGGACAAGTACTTGGTGAAACGGTAAGATATTATACTACAGAATTAAGAGCTGCAAATAAAAACACACCCTTTGATGTTACCAAATTGGATAAACTTCCAAATGTTGCTGTCGTTCTATTATTTGCAGATGTATCAGATGTGGCTATAAATGCCTATGTAAAAGCAGAAGTTGATGGTATTGTCACTGCAGGATTAGGAGATGGAAATCTTAATGAAATAAATACTGCCGCAGTAATGAAGGCGACAAATAAAGGAGTCGCTGTATGCCGAGCTTCAAGAGTACCAACGGGAAGAGTTATTTTGAATGATGAAACTGATGACAAAAAGATTGGCTCCATAGTAGGTGATGATCTTAACCCACAAAAAGCAAGAATATTATTAATGCTTGGTCTTACACAGTCTAAAGAAAAAGAAACGTTACAGAATTATTTTTTCAAATATTAA
- a CDS encoding porin — protein MKKIILLGVLMFFAIHTNAQLHKQSDSLINRAKPIISVDKAKILQNVNVIANMQYANNSNFQDGDYTGSNFAMNQFRLEVKGMVLDNTVFFRFRDRYTRTPTVQSVDNVDHSVDMIFVGINLSDKFSLAFGKMCADYGGYEFDMNPIDIYEYNDIVENADNFLTGAQFTWNAPKEQQFTFQVLNARTKTFDELYDNAPDIEAAKFPAAFVGNWRGSFAKGLLSTFWSYSLITEASEKQVQYIALGNQLNLKKVLIQYDFKYMKDDLDRLGVVSGLIPESYLPNTALKTDYIEHWLRVQYNFAPKWNVTVIGMVSDSYWKGNLDTAVSNDHIRTAWGVIPTLEFYPFKQLNLKFFASYIGRDYKYSNTAKTTYDLNDSSTGQVMVGFIAPLKFL, from the coding sequence ATGAAAAAAATTATATTATTAGGCGTACTTATGTTTTTTGCTATCCATACGAATGCGCAGTTGCATAAACAATCCGATAGTTTAATTAATCGCGCTAAGCCAATAATATCAGTTGATAAGGCGAAAATTTTACAAAATGTAAATGTTATTGCGAATATGCAATACGCGAACAACAGCAATTTTCAAGATGGTGATTACACGGGTAGTAATTTTGCTATGAATCAATTTCGCCTTGAAGTAAAAGGCATGGTCTTAGATAATACCGTATTTTTTCGGTTTCGTGATAGATACACAAGAACTCCTACAGTTCAATCTGTAGATAATGTAGATCATTCAGTGGATATGATTTTCGTGGGGATTAATTTATCAGACAAATTTAGTTTAGCTTTTGGTAAAATGTGTGCCGATTATGGAGGGTATGAATTTGATATGAATCCTATCGATATCTATGAATATAATGATATTGTTGAAAATGCAGATAATTTTTTAACAGGAGCACAGTTCACCTGGAATGCACCTAAAGAACAACAATTTACATTCCAAGTGCTGAATGCTAGAACAAAGACTTTTGATGAATTATATGACAATGCTCCAGATATTGAAGCTGCAAAATTTCCTGCTGCTTTTGTTGGTAACTGGAGGGGGAGTTTTGCAAAAGGATTACTCTCTACGTTTTGGAGTTATTCCCTAATCACTGAAGCTAGTGAAAAACAAGTGCAGTACATCGCTTTGGGTAATCAATTAAACCTAAAAAAAGTATTGATTCAATATGATTTTAAATATATGAAAGATGACCTTGATAGACTTGGCGTAGTTTCAGGTTTAATCCCGGAAAGTTACTTACCAAATACAGCGTTAAAAACGGACTATATTGAACATTGGCTACGGGTGCAATACAACTTTGCTCCAAAATGGAATGTCACAGTAATAGGTATGGTAAGTGATTCTTATTGGAAAGGCAACTTAGACACAGCCGTTAGTAATGATCATATACGCACAGCATGGGGGGTAATTCCAACCTTGGAATTTTATCCCTTTAAACAATTAAACCTAAAATTTTTCGCCTCATATATAGGAAGGGATTATAAATACTCCAACACAGCTAAGACGACGTATGATTTAAACGATTCTTCTACTGGGCAGGTAATGGTTGGTTTTATAGCACCACTGAAATTTTTATAA
- the cydB gene encoding cytochrome d ubiquinol oxidase subunit II codes for MELFWYIVLMTMLAVYVILDGYDFGAGIIHLFFAKTEKDKKAITNSIGPFWDANEVWLIATGGVLFFAFPTLYASSFSGFYLPLMMILWLLIFRAIGLELRGQVHNAMWEAIWDKAFGISSLLLALFFGVALGNIVRGVNLGIVTEGVSTQEAHYFFLPLWNPTFSPQAEHLGILDWFTVLLGIIGVVSLTIHGANWIIFKTNSDLNEKLKTVIFRLNFVLLALVIISLSVWHVIEPKPFQNFLSTPWLWIFPLLTFIGLFGLFNVKKFKRDGLGFLFSSVFLFGGLTTTVASIFPKVLPSTNDINPSLTIYNVAADEYGLSVGIYWFVIAIVLVAIYMIIQYRVFKGKMDDVGYGEH; via the coding sequence ATGGAACTATTTTGGTACATCGTTTTAATGACCATGCTTGCGGTTTATGTTATCTTAGATGGCTATGACTTTGGAGCTGGAATTATTCATCTATTCTTTGCTAAAACAGAAAAAGATAAAAAAGCAATTACAAATTCCATTGGCCCTTTCTGGGATGCAAATGAAGTATGGTTAATTGCCACTGGAGGTGTTTTATTCTTTGCCTTCCCTACACTTTATGCCTCTTCTTTTAGCGGGTTTTACTTGCCCCTAATGATGATCTTATGGCTATTAATCTTTAGAGCAATAGGCTTAGAACTCAGAGGACAGGTACATAATGCTATGTGGGAAGCTATTTGGGATAAAGCCTTTGGGATCTCTAGTTTACTTTTAGCTTTATTTTTTGGGGTTGCTCTAGGTAATATTGTTCGTGGCGTAAACTTAGGTATCGTTACAGAAGGCGTATCTACACAAGAGGCTCATTACTTTTTTCTCCCGTTGTGGAACCCTACATTTAGTCCGCAAGCAGAACACTTAGGAATCCTTGATTGGTTTACAGTATTATTAGGTATAATCGGTGTAGTTTCCCTAACCATACACGGCGCCAACTGGATTATTTTTAAAACAAATTCTGATCTTAATGAAAAATTAAAGACCGTTATTTTTAGACTGAATTTTGTATTGCTTGCTTTGGTCATCATCTCCTTATCTGTTTGGCATGTTATAGAACCTAAACCATTTCAAAATTTCTTAAGCACTCCATGGCTTTGGATTTTCCCGCTACTCACTTTTATTGGTTTATTTGGGCTGTTTAATGTCAAAAAATTTAAAAGAGATGGATTGGGATTTTTGTTTTCTTCCGTATTCTTATTTGGAGGATTAACCACAACAGTAGCATCAATTTTTCCAAAGGTATTACCCTCTACAAATGATATAAATCCTAGTTTAACCATTTACAACGTCGCTGCAGACGAATATGGCCTTTCCGTAGGTATTTATTGGTTTGTTATTGCAATTGTACTTGTAGCCATCTATATGATCATTCAATACAGGGTTTTCAAAGGTAAAATGGATGATGTTGGATATGGAGAGCATTGA
- a CDS encoding cytochrome ubiquinol oxidase subunit I, with protein sequence MEDMLFYDRIQFAFTITFHYLFPQLTMGLSLLIVYYKGKFLFNKEEIYNDAAKFWMKIFALNFAMGVVTGIPMEFQFGTNWAKFSELTGGIIGQTLAMEGMFSFFLESSFLGLFIFGEKLLGHKLHFVTGFLVFLGSWASGYLIIATHSWMQHPVGFEILENGKFVLTNFGALFSNPWLLPSYLHNQLASLVTASFVMAAIGAFYILNDKHHAFGKLFVKTGVIFGFVASVLVAVPTGDLAAKNVVKYQPATFAAMEGIFETEEGGSEIVLIGQPNIVDKKLDNKIAVPNILSFLTYQKWDAQIKGLNEFDEAVHPTNIPGLYYAYHIMVGLGTIFIGLLFFAIVQLFRKKLYETKWILYSLVFLLPFPYIANTMGWYTAELGRQPWLVFNLLRTSAGASPTVSAGNTLFTLLGFVGLYLLLGLLFLILAGKIINKGPQLVKH encoded by the coding sequence ATGGAAGACATGCTTTTCTACGATAGAATACAATTTGCATTCACAATCACCTTTCATTATTTGTTCCCACAACTTACCATGGGATTATCTCTTTTGATAGTTTATTACAAAGGAAAATTTTTGTTTAACAAAGAAGAAATTTACAACGACGCTGCTAAATTTTGGATGAAGATATTTGCTTTAAATTTCGCAATGGGTGTTGTTACTGGTATTCCAATGGAATTCCAATTTGGAACCAATTGGGCTAAATTTTCTGAACTTACTGGAGGTATTATAGGACAAACACTTGCCATGGAAGGCATGTTCTCATTTTTCTTAGAATCTTCATTTCTAGGGCTTTTTATTTTTGGAGAAAAACTATTAGGTCACAAACTACATTTTGTAACAGGCTTCTTGGTATTCTTAGGTTCTTGGGCGAGTGGTTATCTAATTATTGCTACGCATTCCTGGATGCAACACCCTGTTGGCTTTGAAATTTTAGAAAACGGAAAATTTGTCTTGACTAATTTTGGTGCCTTGTTTTCTAACCCCTGGTTGCTCCCTTCTTATTTACACAATCAATTAGCCTCTTTAGTTACCGCCTCATTTGTAATGGCCGCTATTGGTGCCTTTTATATTTTAAATGATAAGCATCATGCTTTTGGCAAATTATTTGTAAAAACTGGAGTGATTTTTGGCTTTGTTGCTAGTGTCTTGGTTGCCGTTCCTACTGGAGATCTAGCTGCGAAGAATGTGGTAAAATATCAACCTGCAACTTTTGCTGCAATGGAAGGAATTTTTGAAACGGAAGAAGGTGGTTCAGAGATTGTTTTAATTGGTCAACCCAACATTGTTGATAAAAAATTAGACAACAAAATTGCAGTACCTAACATTTTAAGTTTTCTAACATATCAAAAGTGGGATGCGCAAATAAAAGGTTTAAATGAATTTGATGAAGCTGTACATCCTACAAATATCCCAGGGCTGTATTATGCCTATCATATTATGGTTGGTTTAGGGACCATTTTTATTGGATTATTATTCTTTGCTATTGTGCAATTATTTAGAAAAAAATTATACGAAACAAAATGGATTCTATATTCCTTGGTCTTTCTCTTACCTTTTCCTTATATCGCCAATACTATGGGCTGGTATACCGCAGAATTAGGCAGACAGCCTTGGTTGGTGTTTAATTTGCTAAGAACAAGCGCAGGTGCTTCTCCAACAGTATCCGCTGGAAATACACTTTTTACACTTTTAGGATTCGTAGGTCTATATCTACTGCTTGGATTACTATTTTTAATATTGGCGGGTAAAATAATTAACAAAGGACCTCAACTTGTAAAACACTAA
- the aspT gene encoding aspartate-alanine antiporter, whose amino-acid sequence MEIIYNQLRNFPYFTLFLAIAIGFFVGKFKIGKFSLGGVGGTLIAAVILGQVGGIEISDEVKSLFFALFIFMVGYLGGPQFFASLKISSLKYLLAAFLMTAMGLFAVLGLAIWFGLDKGMAAGLAAGGLTQSAIIGTAGEAIDKLGLAVDVSKNLKMNVAVGYSITYIFGSIGPILMVSIIPIVMKWDIRAEAKKLAIKLGGSKELEEGEFDPIKRIDTRVYKIIKTSKFLNKSVLEFETEFNSNLTVELIINNKKNTEPSASTIINEDDILFVTGLITAFSKVGFNIGEEISEFGPNIDLTEEVRHVIATNKKLTGLTLEQVLKKLDIDKRHGVYIKSITRMSHQLPVLDKTEIHKGDEIELVGKKKDLDRIEKEIGYKPPSIKTTDFVVLGLGMVVGYLIGQIGFEINGTSLALGAGLGCLVSGLLIGFLKTKYPKLGGINVGAANFIQTIGLAVFVGIVGLNAGAPAFQAILKSGVTLFLLGILVTMLPMIVQFVINYYVLKIKNPVEALGVLTGSRSSNPGFSALLDKTKNATPVPTFTMTYAVANIFLTLWGPVIIALIP is encoded by the coding sequence ATGGAAATCATTTATAATCAACTTAGAAACTTCCCTTATTTCACGTTATTTCTAGCGATTGCAATAGGTTTTTTTGTAGGAAAATTCAAAATTGGAAAATTCTCACTTGGTGGTGTTGGAGGTACGTTAATTGCCGCAGTAATTCTCGGCCAAGTCGGTGGAATTGAAATTAGCGATGAAGTTAAAAGTCTTTTTTTCGCTTTATTTATTTTTATGGTAGGGTATTTAGGTGGTCCGCAATTCTTCGCTTCCTTAAAAATATCATCCCTTAAATATTTATTAGCAGCATTCTTAATGACCGCTATGGGACTTTTTGCCGTTCTAGGACTGGCTATTTGGTTTGGCTTAGATAAAGGCATGGCCGCCGGTTTAGCTGCTGGAGGTTTAACGCAATCGGCAATAATTGGTACGGCAGGAGAAGCCATAGATAAACTAGGGTTAGCAGTAGATGTATCCAAAAATTTAAAAATGAATGTTGCCGTTGGTTACTCCATCACTTATATTTTTGGTTCTATTGGCCCCATATTAATGGTTTCCATTATTCCAATCGTCATGAAATGGGATATTAGGGCTGAAGCAAAAAAATTAGCTATAAAGTTAGGTGGTAGTAAAGAATTGGAAGAAGGAGAATTTGATCCTATTAAAAGAATTGATACTCGGGTATATAAAATTATAAAAACGTCCAAATTTTTAAACAAAAGTGTTCTTGAATTTGAAACAGAATTCAATTCTAACTTAACGGTTGAACTTATTATAAATAATAAAAAGAATACGGAACCTAGTGCCAGTACAATAATTAATGAAGACGACATTTTATTCGTTACGGGTTTAATTACCGCATTTTCAAAAGTAGGATTCAACATCGGAGAAGAAATCTCAGAATTTGGGCCAAATATTGACTTAACAGAAGAAGTAAGACACGTAATCGCAACCAATAAAAAACTAACAGGTTTAACGCTAGAACAGGTCTTGAAGAAATTGGATATAGATAAAAGACATGGAGTTTATATTAAATCCATTACTAGAATGTCTCACCAATTGCCAGTTTTAGATAAAACGGAAATCCATAAAGGGGATGAAATTGAATTGGTTGGTAAGAAAAAGGACTTGGATAGAATTGAGAAAGAAATTGGATACAAGCCACCATCAATTAAAACCACAGATTTTGTTGTCCTTGGATTGGGAATGGTAGTGGGGTATTTAATTGGCCAAATTGGTTTCGAAATAAATGGGACATCACTTGCATTGGGTGCGGGTCTGGGCTGTTTGGTTTCAGGTTTGCTAATTGGGTTTTTAAAAACCAAATATCCAAAACTAGGTGGAATAAATGTGGGAGCGGCCAATTTTATTCAAACAATTGGTTTGGCCGTATTTGTGGGTATTGTAGGTTTAAATGCAGGAGCACCTGCATTTCAAGCCATCTTGAAAAGTGGGGTAACCTTGTTTCTTTTAGGGATTTTGGTAACTATGCTACCTATGATCGTGCAATTCGTAATTAATTATTATGTACTTAAAATCAAAAACCCTGTCGAAGCATTGGGAGTACTTACGGGTAGTAGAAGTTCTAATCCAGGATTTTCTGCTCTATTGGACAAAACCAAAAATGCAACACCTGTGCCCACATTTACCATGACCTATGCTGTTGCAAATATATTTTTAACATTATGGGGTCCAGTTATTATAGCGTTAATTCCGTAG
- a CDS encoding bifunctional aspartate transaminase/aspartate 4-decarboxylase, translated as MKKQEEVELNTLSPFEVKDTLIKLAKSNHQHSMINAGRGNPNWIATKPRDAFFQLGLFGLEESKRQFQNLDGFGGITDKDGITKRFQAYLALNKNVIGLRYLNDLFQFAIENYSEDSDDLMFEWVNGIIGNNYPEPGRMLKNAETITHAYLMKEMSAGNTTPESKYDIFATEGGTAAMVYIFNSLKENKFLKAGDTIAIGTPIFTPYFEMPVLNDYKLNLVLINADENNNWQIPDAEIDKLKDPKIKAFFLVNPSNPPSVKLSDETLDKIAKIAKDRQDLILLTDDVYGSFTENFTSLAIKAPENTILVYSFSKYFGATGWRLGVIALNENNIFDKMLAKLPEEDKIELRARYETISLNPDGIKMIDRFIADSRSVALNHTAGLSTPQQIQMTLFSLATLIDTEGKYKTAVKKLVRNRYDKLYKDLPGSPLISADNKNAAYYYSLVDFLNLAKDKYSEEFSTWVGENYNALDPVIRLAEEESIVAMPGGGFDGPDWTIRFSLANSYAEDFEKISILINDILDEYYNEFQNK; from the coding sequence ATGAAAAAACAAGAAGAAGTAGAATTAAACACGTTGAGTCCTTTTGAAGTAAAAGATACATTAATAAAATTAGCAAAATCAAATCACCAGCATTCAATGATAAATGCCGGTAGAGGTAACCCTAACTGGATCGCTACAAAACCTAGAGATGCCTTTTTTCAACTAGGTCTCTTTGGCTTAGAAGAAAGTAAAAGACAATTTCAGAATTTAGATGGTTTTGGAGGTATTACAGATAAAGACGGTATTACCAAAAGGTTTCAAGCCTATTTAGCCTTAAACAAGAATGTAATAGGGTTGCGTTATCTGAACGATTTATTTCAGTTTGCAATAGAAAATTATAGTGAGGATTCAGACGATTTAATGTTTGAATGGGTTAATGGTATTATAGGAAACAATTATCCTGAACCAGGAAGAATGTTAAAGAATGCTGAAACGATCACTCATGCTTATTTAATGAAGGAAATGAGTGCTGGAAATACAACTCCAGAATCAAAATACGATATTTTTGCAACAGAAGGAGGCACAGCTGCCATGGTATACATTTTCAATTCATTGAAAGAAAACAAGTTCTTAAAAGCTGGAGATACCATTGCAATTGGTACACCAATATTTACGCCGTATTTCGAAATGCCCGTATTAAATGATTATAAATTAAATCTGGTTCTTATTAATGCTGACGAGAACAATAATTGGCAGATTCCAGATGCTGAAATCGATAAACTAAAAGATCCCAAAATAAAGGCATTCTTTTTAGTTAACCCGAGTAATCCTCCTTCAGTTAAATTGAGTGATGAAACCTTGGATAAAATTGCAAAAATTGCAAAAGATAGACAAGACTTAATCTTGCTAACAGATGATGTTTACGGCTCTTTTACAGAGAACTTTACATCATTAGCAATCAAAGCACCAGAGAACACGATTTTGGTGTATTCCTTTTCAAAATATTTTGGTGCTACAGGTTGGAGACTTGGAGTAATAGCGCTTAATGAAAATAATATTTTTGATAAAATGCTTGCCAAGCTACCGGAGGAAGATAAAATAGAATTGCGAGCGCGTTATGAAACAATTTCTTTAAATCCTGATGGTATAAAAATGATAGATCGTTTTATTGCAGACAGTCGTAGTGTTGCTTTAAATCACACAGCTGGTTTATCTACGCCTCAACAAATTCAAATGACGCTATTTTCTTTAGCGACTTTGATTGATACAGAAGGCAAGTATAAAACAGCTGTAAAAAAATTGGTTAGAAATAGATATGACAAGTTATATAAAGATTTACCTGGCTCCCCATTAATTTCTGCTGATAATAAAAACGCTGCATATTATTACTCTTTAGTTGATTTCTTAAATTTAGCAAAAGATAAATACAGTGAAGAATTTAGTACATGGGTTGGTGAAAATTACAATGCTTTAGATCCAGTAATACGTTTGGCTGAAGAAGAATCTATTGTAGCCATGCCAGGAGGTGGTTTTGATGGGCCTGATTGGACTATAAGATTCTCACTTGCCAATTCTTATGCTGAAGACTTTGAGAAAATTAGCATCCTCATAAATGATATCCTAGATGAATATTATAATGAGTTTCAGAATAAATAA
- a CDS encoding sterol desaturase family protein, which produces MEEYATIFIKTFMGTINWTWKSITFEVPWYTNYFWGLILISTLVWGLEIAFPWRKNQSVFRKDFWLDGFYMFFNFFLFVIVISGFYKILEKFFSDLGISASSLTLIDFSNWPNWAQLLLFFIILDFVQWFTHTLLHKYEFLWNFHKVHHSVKEMGFAAHLRYHWMENILYKPLKTFGVMILGGFEPEQAYIVHFIAITIGHFNHSNIKITWGPFKYLVNNPVMHLYHHAYDLPKGTYGVNFGISLSIWDYIFKTNYIPEESGTIELGFKGDDEFPKDFIHQNMEGFRGVKK; this is translated from the coding sequence ATGGAAGAGTATGCAACTATTTTTATAAAAACCTTTATGGGTACCATTAATTGGACTTGGAAATCTATAACTTTTGAAGTGCCTTGGTATACGAATTATTTTTGGGGATTAATTTTAATCTCAACACTAGTTTGGGGTTTAGAAATTGCATTCCCATGGCGAAAAAATCAGTCTGTTTTCAGAAAAGATTTTTGGTTAGATGGTTTTTATATGTTTTTTAATTTCTTCCTTTTTGTAATTGTGATAAGTGGATTTTATAAAATATTAGAAAAGTTCTTTTCAGACTTAGGAATTAGCGCATCTAGCCTTACATTAATAGATTTTTCTAATTGGCCTAATTGGGCGCAATTACTACTATTCTTTATTATTTTAGACTTTGTACAGTGGTTTACGCACACCTTGCTTCATAAATATGAGTTTTTGTGGAATTTTCATAAAGTACACCATAGCGTAAAAGAGATGGGCTTTGCTGCTCATTTAAGGTATCATTGGATGGAAAATATCTTATACAAACCATTAAAAACTTTTGGGGTTATGATCTTGGGGGGCTTTGAGCCAGAACAAGCTTATATTGTTCATTTTATAGCAATTACAATAGGCCATTTCAATCATTCGAACATAAAAATTACATGGGGCCCTTTTAAATATCTTGTAAATAATCCAGTAATGCATTTGTACCATCATGCCTATGATTTACCCAAGGGCACCTATGGTGTAAACTTTGGTATAAGCTTAAGTATTTGGGATTATATATTTAAAACAAATTATATCCCTGAAGAAAGTGGTACTATTGAGTTAGGATTTAAGGGTGATGATGAGTTTCCTAAAGATTTTATTCACCAGAATATGGAAGGTTTTAGAGGGGTTAAAAAATAA
- a CDS encoding sulfite oxidase, whose amino-acid sequence MERRKFITRSSLATLTGILGIDIVFGNLLPEAYIPLAIQETDPFKLFNLDKDMLVLNDKPWNIEAQAHVLDDKVTPNSAMFIRNNGKIPEHIDFENWTLTLEGESVTTKKIFTLSELKSKFKHYTYQLTLECGGNGRSEFNPPAKGNQWTIGAVSSAKWTGIRLKDVLAEVGLKPNAVYIGYHAADTHLSGDPSKEPISRGVPLEKALQEETILAFKMNGEDIPLTHGYPLRLIAGGYPASASGKWLNRISVRNIVHDGEKMTGSSYKVPKNPVAPGTTVKEEDMRIIESMPVKSLVTYPKSGATLSINKQLTIRGHAWAGELNVSKVEYSIDFGSTWSSCALEKEVNRFAWQHFSAQIQFPQKGYYEVWAKATDSDGLSQPMLVPGWNPKGYLNNACHRIAVKVV is encoded by the coding sequence ATGGAAAGAAGAAAGTTTATTACAAGGTCATCTTTAGCTACGCTGACAGGAATTCTAGGAATAGATATTGTGTTTGGAAATTTACTTCCAGAGGCCTATATCCCCTTAGCAATACAAGAAACAGATCCTTTTAAATTATTTAATTTAGATAAGGATATGCTTGTGTTAAATGATAAGCCTTGGAATATAGAAGCACAGGCACATGTATTAGACGATAAGGTTACTCCTAATTCTGCAATGTTTATTCGTAATAATGGAAAAATCCCTGAACATATAGATTTTGAGAATTGGACTTTAACTTTAGAAGGGGAATCTGTAACTACTAAAAAGATATTTACGTTAAGTGAACTTAAGTCCAAATTTAAACATTATACCTATCAGCTAACCTTAGAATGTGGAGGGAATGGGCGTAGTGAGTTTAATCCGCCTGCAAAAGGCAATCAATGGACTATCGGAGCGGTATCTTCAGCAAAATGGACGGGAATTCGTTTAAAAGATGTTTTGGCTGAGGTAGGACTAAAACCAAACGCAGTTTATATTGGGTATCATGCTGCAGACACACATTTAAGTGGAGATCCTAGTAAAGAGCCTATATCACGTGGGGTGCCCTTAGAAAAAGCCTTACAAGAGGAAACTATTTTAGCTTTTAAAATGAACGGAGAAGATATTCCGTTAACTCATGGCTACCCATTGCGGCTTATAGCCGGTGGTTATCCCGCCTCTGCTTCTGGAAAATGGTTGAATAGAATTAGTGTTCGGAATATAGTACATGACGGAGAGAAAATGACAGGCAGCTCTTATAAAGTTCCTAAAAATCCTGTGGCACCCGGTACCACAGTTAAAGAAGAAGATATGCGCATAATAGAATCTATGCCTGTAAAGTCTTTAGTAACCTATCCTAAATCTGGAGCTACTTTAAGTATAAATAAGCAATTAACCATTAGAGGTCATGCATGGGCGGGAGAATTAAATGTTTCTAAGGTTGAATATTCTATTGATTTTGGTAGTACGTGGAGTAGTTGTGCTTTAGAGAAAGAAGTGAATCGTTTTGCATGGCAACATTTTTCTGCTCAAATACAATTTCCCCAAAAAGGGTATTATGAGGTATGGGCAAAAGCGACAGATAGCGATGGGCTTTCTCAACCTATGCTTGTTCCCGGCTGGAATCCTAAAGGATATTTAAATAATGCATGTCATAGAATTGCTGTTAAAGTTGTTTAA
- a CDS encoding CBU_0592 family membrane protein, translating to MKLLIDVLGWSGSGFLVLAYGLTLVENNKYVNYAKYLNLFGALLIAINCYYYDALPSFVSNLIWSVMATLTLYKTKKREHYFVKPKLKI from the coding sequence ATGAAATTATTAATTGATGTATTAGGATGGTCAGGTTCTGGCTTTTTAGTGCTAGCTTATGGACTAACACTTGTAGAGAATAATAAGTATGTTAACTACGCAAAGTACTTGAATCTTTTTGGTGCGCTTTTAATTGCAATTAATTGTTATTACTATGATGCTTTGCCTTCATTTGTTTCTAATTTAATTTGGTCTGTTATGGCAACTTTAACCCTGTATAAAACAAAAAAGCGAGAACATTATTTTGTTAAACCTAAACTTAAAATTTAG
- a CDS encoding rhodanese-like domain-containing protein produces MSFLNFLFGTAKSDSIKTINAAEYKVAITTKNIQLVDVRTPNEYAKGAIKKAVNIDFFNASFFESAFNKFNKEAPIYIYCQSGMRSKRAAKKLDKMGFTTIIDLKGGYMAYA; encoded by the coding sequence ATGTCATTCTTAAATTTTCTATTTGGAACTGCTAAATCCGATAGTATAAAAACTATAAATGCTGCAGAATACAAAGTCGCTATTACCACTAAAAATATTCAATTAGTAGATGTTAGAACTCCTAATGAATACGCTAAAGGTGCTATTAAGAAGGCGGTTAATATCGATTTCTTCAATGCTTCTTTTTTTGAAAGTGCTTTTAATAAATTTAATAAGGAAGCGCCGATCTATATCTACTGTCAATCTGGTATGCGAAGTAAAAGAGCAGCCAAAAAGCTCGACAAAATGGGTTTTACAACTATAATTGATTTAAAAGGTGGCTATATGGCCTATGCATAA